In Palaemon carinicauda isolate YSFRI2023 chromosome 1, ASM3689809v2, whole genome shotgun sequence, the genomic stretch AGTAACTTCTAAATGCCTATGGGAATTCTTGATGAATTACATGAATCTGTTATCTAGAATGTCAAAGAAAATCCATTTGTAAAATACAACTTAGTAAGGAGAGATATGGATACCTGTGGCTACAAAGAGATGACTAGAATATACCATATGTACACTTGGGTGATGGGGTTTATGTAAGATGACTGCAGAATATTCTTGCAGTAAGTGTGATAATTTAAGTTAATCAAAGGCATCTTAGCTTTCAAGGTTCTTTAAAACAATAACAGAAAAATGTGTTACTAAGAAGATTACAGACGGCAAAGACTAAACAGAAGTGTATATGGTAAATGCAAtttactttaaaatagttttgcctcATATATGTTTCATATCTGAGAATTGGATGTCCTGGAATATTTCATTAATGGAACTGTGAGGATTATTGCAAATATATCATTGAGCGTAACTGTGCCacaatatatgcatttaaaatatACAGACCACAACTCATTTCTGTTGAGAAGAGTAAAATGACCTGGACGAGGCTTTGAATATTTTTGTAACCTATCAAATGAAGCTTTTTTGAAGAGGACTCATGAAGCACTGTAAACCAAATAGAAGCAGAGAAGCCGTAAGGTCAGCAGATGAGACAACGGAGCCTCTGGCGTGTTGTGGAAGTCTCTGGCAATGAAACTACCCACTTCCGAAGCCCTGTCAGAAAGACGCAAGATGTTACTAGAAGAGCCCCTACTAGACTAAGTGTATCCGGAAGCTCATTGAAGAAAACTGCCTGCCATATGAAGGCAAAGACTACGTCGGCTGTCCGGGCAATTGAGACAGGTCCTGCTTGTTCAAGCTGGAGAGCCTTTGTCAGCAGGATTTGGCCCCCAAAGCTGAAGGCTCCAATGGCTAAGATGAGGTAACGTTCACTGCCACATCGGGGGACGCATATATCACCACTCATCCAGGAGACAATGGGCGTCATGAAAAGGGCCACAACGGCGAAGTTAGTCATGATCACTGAGAAATGAAGTCCCTTCAATACTCGGAGGATGACATAAACATTAGCTGCAACTACCGTTCCAAATATAGCTGCTGCTGCTCCCCACCAATTCTCAGTGGTGTATGCATCTGAAAGAGATCCAAATATGAAAGGAGGGCGGGCGATTAGAACCACACCAGCTACAGTTAACAAGATCACAACTCCATGAAATAGACCACAGGGTTCTCCTAAAAACACTCTGGCAAACACGGCCACAAACACAGGCACACTAAAAACGATCACAGAAGCATCGGCTAGGGGCATGTGCCGAAAAGCATAGAACTGAAGCATCAGGGAAGTGGCCCCAACGAGACCTCTAAGCATCAGCATTAAGCGACGCCCCTTGGGAAACGGAGGATCACTGCGGCGAATTAGGAGAGGTAACGTTGGCAGGAGAATACCCACGAATCGGAATACTGCTAGTTCCATTGGACTTACATCCGCTAATACCTGCAAAGGAAAAATACGTTTAATATCTTTTATTTGGTATGCATTTGTAAAAGTATTAAcatgatgaaaattattttcaaatgaaatgcATTCCGTATTTCTATATTGCAATAACTATTACATATTACTTCCATGAAACGATATAGATAGggttttaaatacttttctttaatgATGCTAGAAATTAATATAAGGTATACCAGGAAGTATGGAAATATGAATTGCATTAAAATACATCTGAACTGCAAGAATTATAATTTGTAGAAAGCCTGGAATGAATTTGCAAAACTATTAACATTGAGGAACTTACTGTAATAGGAAAATTTATTCAGTATTTCTATATTGGGATGCTTGTTATATCatagttttataaaattatatgtataggtTTTGATAGGTTTTGCCTAATGTAACTTGAAATTAATTCAAACTATACCAAAACATGTGGTATTATGAATGACATTAAAATCCCTCTGAACTGTAAAAATTGTAAGTGATATATAGCTtaggattatatgtatatactaggTTGTTCATTTACATGGTTTTGTTTTGTGCTTAAATCGGTATTCATATTTGTGAATACTTTTTTTCTAGATACCAAATGCTTTAAaagatatatacaaacattttcTACTTTTCCTGACAAGAGGAAGAACATAAACAacaagaacagtattattattatttttattattattattattattattattatttttattatttttattattattattaccttgacTATGAGAGAGCAAAGTGAGAAGAAGAGAGACGAGAGCACCGCCATGAACAATCCGATATGGGGTAGGGCCCATCGTTCTGTGGGTTTATCTGCGACATTCTGAAAGAAAAGGAGCAACATTCAAAATGAAAGATTATtacttataaatataataaatggtATTTATATATGGACATCTTTTCCGTTGAAATTCTCCTAATAATCTTACTTATGTTCTTAATCAACAATATCAAGCTTATAGCATTATTTAATGAACTGAATGGAATGCATTTGATGGAATATTATCGAAATAACTTTTCTTAACAACCTAACACCCTTTCCTATAATGAGGgtattagccatatatatatatatatatatatatatatatatatatatatatatatatatatatatatatatatacatatatatatatatatatgtatatatatatatatatatatatatatatgtatatatatatatatatatatgtatatatatatatatatatatatatatatatatatatatatatgtatatatatatatatatatatatatatatatattgacataaattttattttacattttttaaggTCATATAATATATCGTGATCCTGTAATCTAAGTGACATGATATTCAGCTATCTTTACCTTTTATAATCCCTACAGCATAATATATTTCAACTTCATCATAATATTAAGTATTTCAAAGGTctcattatattttgaatatagacTGTTTTCCTTATATGCTATTTGTTTCTTTCGACACTATAGAATTACCTGAGCATGTCTTCGATGAAGTGGAGAAACTTGTGGCTGTTCCTCGACCAACGGCTCTAGCTCGATGCCTGTATCCACGCCCACGGAATTGGGATGGTTGCGGTGGTGTGTGAACCCCACCATCGTTCAGTAGACGTGTCACCGATCCAGAGCCGCTTCTAAGATGCCTTGTTTATATAGGCCCATTACGTCGCCTGTAAGGTAAGGACACTTGTTAAAGTATGAAGGAATATGGTGGGAACAAACTAACTGGTTATCATTTTACACAAGGTCGATTTTCATGTATacatgcaatgatttttttttttttcggtgggggCGGGCCTGGGTATTCAGAGCATATTCAGAATTTTTTCTTACACTTAATTGAAACTGCAGCATTttgttatcaaatatatatatatatatatatatatatatatatatatatatatatatatatatatatatatatatatatatatatatatatatatatatacagtatatatacacatatatatgagagtACTCTAACTTAATGCTCCCAATCTGCCAAgcgaaaataaaactattttctctATAAAGATTACATCTCAACAAGTCACTTCATGTTTTTAAAGCACTGCTTGAAATTTAGCACTTGGCAGATCTTATCAATTCGTAAAACACTCACTGAATTCGAAAACAGCATGAAACAGTCTTACTTTATGACTTAAACAATTcccataccacacacacacacacacacacatatatatatatatatatatatatatatatatatatatatatatatatatatatatatatatatgtatatatatatatacatatatatgtatatatatatatatatatatatatatatatatacatatatatgtatatatatatatatatatatatatatatatatatatatatatatatatatatatatatatatatatgtaaatatatatatacatatgtatatatatatatatgtgtgtgtatatatatatacatatatatatacatatatatatgtgtatatatatatatatatatatatatatatatatatatatatattgtacgttggagagagagagagagagagagagagagagaggtgattccaTACTGTTTAACATAAGGCTATGATTCCTTAACATGAGGTGTTCTCACAAAAGAACAGAATATACCTCTACATAAGTATCCATATCTACTGACGCATGAATATTAAACTTCTCTTTACTCCTAAACTCTATTTCTTCTGAATAATAAAGTCTTTTCACTATGTATTCTTTCCAAGTAATACAGCCACTTGAAAGTACCATGATCCCTTCGTTAATTTATGCTAAACTTTCACTTTTTTATATATCAGATTTCTCATCAACTAAATCTTCTTACAAAACAAATGATATGCATATAGTTCATCTAAACATATTCAATATTCTTTTCATATGTATTCAGcctatttaacttctataaaacAATGGTGGCTGATTCAGCAAATATGTCATATTGCCAGTCTTTGTATTGTACGGACAACTCAAATCTCTTAACAATGTATTACATATACCATGCATTCTTTTCTGTTATCCCTGtactatttttcaaatatttgttatgTCCAGTAGGCTCTAAAATATTTCCAGTAATCAACCACTTCCATTCTTCCATCATCTTTGCTTGTATAAATTATTCGATCTTCCTAGTTTCATGTAGGCTACTGCCATTACCATATTGTAactcatatagatttttttttcatattacagatATTTTCAAACTATCCTACTAGCTCCTGCAGCCTTTCTACACTTTCCCCAGAAAGCAGTGAAACTACAATCCCCATCATCCATTCTTATTCTCATTCATAACTAATTTTCTCATTACGTAATTCTGGGTTTATATGTACTATTCTTTCTCTGACTACTCGCATTGTTCAATCGAGAAATATTTTAAACATACATATAAGATACTTACATTCTTGGCTCACCCCAAACTAGTCCCTCTTCCATCTACATAAAGTAATACATGCCTAGCTTTATAATCATTATGATCAGTGTTACTGTTTTCAAGTACATACTAAATCATCTTGATTTGGACAGGTATTATTTAAGTGGAACAGGTGTTTTCGGATTTTTTCTGGAAAGTCAATCAAGTATGCAATAAACATTCTATTCTAGATCTCGTGTTGCTAGAATAATATAAAAAGATCCGTATgaatttcaatgaaattttcagAGATAGTTTGTGAAAACAACATATTTTCAAACAATTCGTAGCTTTCACGAATACTTTGAAGAAATtcattaattaataatttttgaaaatatgtcTGAATCCAGATAACAATTGAAAATAATGTTTACAGTTATATCTGATTATTTCAGTAATATAACGATGGGAAACAATGTTATCACCTGAATACGTAAATCTATTTTAATAATGATGCTAGTGATTTCGATAGCTTATGTGCATTTCGTAGTTCGAAATGTAAGCAATAATAATTGCAGATTGATCCTTGAAATActttttgaagattttctttattCACGATAATTCTAATTTAGAATTTGAAAAGTTATCCAAGATCATCGTTTTAGATATTGAATGGTAAGACGTGGTTAAAACTAGAAtgcaagctcgttgcatatacaaatgatgctattttctttgcatcaattccatctcctatatgtagatctggggttgctgaatatcCTATTAGGGATCTAGGTGAAATGAGTAAATGGTTCAGTTTATggacatgaagttgaactctaacaaaagtAAATGTATGATTTCAATAtttcgaggacagtggctcctcaacattcagatcattaaggatgtttctttaactctgtgagGCTACTTTAAAATTTTCGGcgggattcttgattgcaaatttacttttgtaaaaCATACttgatctgtttcttcttcaattgcagaaataAATTGACTTTAATAAGAAATGTTCAATATTTTTGGCGATCAATGTATTGTCAAGAAAtgctttaattcttttattctgccttctttcgtgtattgttctcctgtctagtcttcagctgctaaatctcCTGATcttgacattaatctctggcataaCCGTTCGCTTAGttatttgtgcatgttgcataagatttttttttcataattctgactatccattGCATTCAATTCTCCCCAGACTTTATCATCCTCTACGTAGTACTaagtttgcagttaattctaacagtcaaacATTCTCCGTCAGGAAGATAAATACTTAacagttctagaagttttattccagctgactagattgtggaatgatcttcctaatcatgctgTTGAATCAGCGgtacttcagaagttaaaactttcagcgattttttttatgttgaac encodes the following:
- the LOC137647511 gene encoding solute carrier family 35 member G1; translation: MVGFTHHRNHPNSVGVDTGIELEPLVEEQPQVSPLHRRHAQNVADKPTERWALPHIGLFMAVLSSLFFSLCSLIVKVLADVSPMELAVFRFVGILLPTLPLLIRRSDPPFPKGRRLMLMLRGLVGATSLMLQFYAFRHMPLADASVIVFSVPVFVAVFARVFLGEPCGLFHGVVILLTVAGVVLIARPPFIFGSLSDAYTTENWWGAAAAIFGTVVAANVYVILRVLKGLHFSVIMTNFAVVALFMTPIVSWMSGDICVPRCGSERYLILAIGAFSFGGQILLTKALQLEQAGPVSIARTADVVFAFIWQAVFFNELPDTLSLVGALLVTSCVFLTGLRKWVVSLPETSTTRQRLRCLIC